In candidate division KSB1 bacterium, the following are encoded in one genomic region:
- a CDS encoding creatininase family protein, giving the protein MTKTWRMVLALTGCLIAAQPLPVQYEELSAPQFLQALERSGKICIIPLGILEKHGPHLPLGTDLLDARRICLSAAEQEYAVVFPPYYFGQIYEAQHQPGTIAYSPQLVWNILQETCDELGRNGFEKIILVNGHGGNNYFLPYFCQAQLQSPRSYAVFLFQPEEDPAISEEVRKLRKTATGGHADEEETSTLLSHRPDLVHTEKAGEQSGEDLNRLAGLTHAYTGIWWYAKYPNHYAGDGRYADPRIGNLLINSEARQLADLIKRLKTDHRPLELLREFYKQAAQPTKTPQ; this is encoded by the coding sequence ATGACCAAAACATGGAGGATGGTTCTCGCGCTCACCGGCTGTTTGATCGCTGCTCAGCCGCTGCCGGTTCAATATGAAGAACTGTCGGCTCCTCAGTTTCTGCAGGCACTTGAGCGATCCGGGAAAATCTGCATCATTCCTCTCGGCATCTTGGAAAAGCACGGGCCGCACCTGCCGTTGGGTACCGACCTGCTGGATGCCCGTCGAATCTGTTTGTCGGCGGCGGAGCAGGAATATGCGGTCGTCTTTCCGCCCTATTATTTCGGCCAAATTTACGAAGCACAGCATCAGCCCGGCACCATCGCCTACAGTCCCCAGCTGGTGTGGAACATTCTGCAGGAAACCTGTGATGAGTTGGGACGCAACGGCTTTGAAAAAATTATTTTGGTGAATGGTCACGGCGGCAACAATTACTTTTTGCCCTATTTTTGTCAGGCGCAGCTGCAGTCACCGCGCAGCTATGCAGTCTTTTTATTTCAGCCGGAAGAGGATCCGGCGATCAGCGAGGAGGTTCGCAAACTGCGCAAAACCGCAACGGGCGGCCATGCCGATGAGGAGGAAACATCAACCCTGTTGTCGCATCGGCCGGATCTGGTGCATACTGAGAAGGCGGGGGAACAATCAGGTGAGGATTTGAATCGACTGGCGGGGCTCACGCACGCCTACACCGGTATCTGGTGGTATGCCAAGTATCCGAATCACTATGCAGGCGACGGCCGATATGCTGACCCGCGCATCGGAAATTTGTTGATCAATTCCGAAGCAAGACAGTTGGCCGACCTAATTAAGCGTCTGAAAACTGATCATCGGCCGCTGGAACTGTTGCGCGAGTTCTACAAACAGGCCGCACAACCGACAAAAACGCCGCAATAG
- a CDS encoding OsmC family protein, producing the protein MNAIVKQIDGLTLAGKSDSNHWVVMDTGKVLGGSEAGNKPMELVLIAMGGCTSMDVISILKKMRQDVRDYHIELEAEKATEHPAVFKKIHLKYVIVGKGIKAENVEKAIELSMTRYCSVSAMLKHSAEITWEYEIKEVE; encoded by the coding sequence ATGAACGCAATAGTCAAGCAAATTGATGGACTGACTCTCGCCGGTAAATCAGACTCTAATCATTGGGTCGTTATGGATACCGGAAAGGTTTTGGGGGGATCGGAGGCAGGCAACAAGCCGATGGAATTGGTGCTGATCGCCATGGGCGGCTGCACATCCATGGACGTTATTTCGATTCTCAAAAAGATGCGGCAAGATGTGCGGGATTATCACATCGAATTGGAAGCGGAAAAAGCGACAGAACATCCTGCCGTATTCAAAAAAATTCATCTCAAATATGTAATCGTAGGAAAAGGGATCAAAGCTGAAAACGTGGAAAAGGCCATCGAGCTTTCAATGACGAGATATTGTTCGGTTTCGGCCATGTTGAAGCATTCCGCTGAAATTACCTGGGAATATGAAATCAAAGAAGTAGAATAA
- a CDS encoding fused MFS/spermidine synthase, with protein sequence MAFMLLFLFFLSGFSALVYQTVWIRQFGLVFGVDVFSTAAVLTAFMAGLALGSYIFGRYADRHPRPLFLFAVLELGIGLFALAFPFAFKGLSWLYLGLYQVLPLGFYATQIYRFLLAFLLLLIPTLLMGGTLPVLSKFFVTKMNTMGRQVGGLYSVNNLGAMLGCFLAGFVLIRSLGQTWTMTLAAGLNLFTGAAAFLLDLKAKRLKPTGERLTDLRGTPVQVLPERVVRFVLIAFGIEGFTALAYEVIYTRILLGFSYDKSLYFYTTVIFTFIFGLSLGSFIISKFIDRHKNLLMLFAGLEIAIGSLAILVLHGFARLAEFLAKWRLDYGEDWWRYLGKEYLLFFLVMVLPAVLMGMTFPVVSRLCTDNLKRLGSRLGVLGFLDTVGSIFGSFAAGFILIPLLGVVYSVVAAAAINLVIGLLSILLNPLLTQRSRRIWTIAAAGLFVLLALIVPDSRYFRYWQTRRPGDRLLFYKEGADAAIAVPQHSDGVRFLAINGSVTAFAEYGDIRVHKMLGCLPALLHEQPRNALVIGLGMGVTAKSLVAQGIERIDCVEINPGVVQACAGYFKDLNGNVLDLPNVHVIKDDGRSYLQMTSKKYDLITSNAVHARLSGNLYTKEFYEICRNRLNSNGIMCQWTSTNWLSPIEFKSLITAFSAVFPHTSLWLVNPGHLLLIGTQEPLRIPYERLESRLAQPDVQADLYIYALGNAPQLLAHYVMDETSFPVFLKNIPMNTDDRPIAELSRVVNKTQIPEILLEFIKIKASPSGKLVFSTLESNEQQEVITKVNRYAEAEKYYLESTFARNFYRESLLALHMVTEALRIEPEDYRYREEAASLNLLIAQELVSPESERLKLLDNAVEHLEIMIRLAPDFAYDWTNLGFVLMNRNRLDDAERAFRRAIELDPEVPLPRNYLAAILGGTGRLSEAEQILKPVLTLFPDELETYYRLGLIYELQKKPTSAAECYAEIVKRDSHYRDAADRLRKIQQRKK encoded by the coding sequence ATGGCTTTTATGCTCTTGTTTCTCTTTTTTCTTTCCGGATTCTCCGCTCTTGTCTATCAAACCGTGTGGATTCGTCAGTTCGGTCTTGTGTTCGGCGTTGATGTTTTTTCCACTGCAGCCGTTCTGACGGCCTTTATGGCCGGATTGGCTCTGGGCAGCTATATATTCGGCAGATATGCTGACCGCCATCCGCGGCCCCTATTCCTCTTTGCCGTCTTGGAATTGGGTATCGGTCTTTTTGCTCTTGCTTTTCCTTTCGCTTTCAAAGGGCTTTCTTGGCTGTACCTCGGACTGTATCAAGTCTTGCCGCTTGGTTTCTATGCCACCCAGATTTACCGTTTTCTTTTGGCTTTTTTATTATTGTTGATTCCTACACTGCTCATGGGAGGCACACTTCCGGTTCTCAGCAAATTCTTTGTCACCAAAATGAATACGATGGGACGGCAGGTCGGCGGGCTTTACAGCGTCAATAACTTGGGTGCCATGCTCGGCTGCTTTCTAGCCGGATTCGTATTGATCCGCTCCTTAGGCCAAACCTGGACCATGACGCTGGCAGCCGGTCTGAATCTATTTACAGGTGCAGCGGCGTTTTTGCTCGATTTGAAGGCCAAGAGGCTGAAACCGACGGGGGAGAGGTTAACCGACCTTAGAGGCACGCCGGTCCAGGTTTTGCCCGAAAGGGTCGTTCGCTTTGTCCTTATTGCCTTTGGAATCGAAGGCTTTACGGCTTTGGCTTATGAGGTTATTTATACCAGAATCCTGCTCGGCTTTTCATATGATAAAAGCCTCTATTTCTACACTACGGTTATTTTCACCTTCATTTTTGGTTTATCCCTAGGCAGCTTTATCATTTCCAAATTTATTGACCGACATAAAAATTTGCTCATGCTGTTTGCGGGGTTGGAAATTGCCATCGGCTCTTTGGCGATCCTTGTGCTTCACGGTTTTGCCCGTTTGGCTGAGTTTTTGGCAAAGTGGCGATTGGACTACGGCGAGGACTGGTGGCGATATCTGGGAAAAGAGTATTTGCTCTTTTTTCTGGTGATGGTTCTACCTGCCGTGCTGATGGGCATGACCTTTCCGGTAGTCAGTCGATTGTGTACCGACAACCTGAAGCGGCTCGGCAGCCGACTGGGCGTTTTGGGCTTTCTCGATACCGTCGGCTCGATATTCGGCTCTTTTGCGGCCGGATTTATCCTTATACCCCTGCTGGGAGTCGTGTATTCGGTGGTCGCGGCTGCGGCGATCAATTTGGTAATTGGACTTTTATCAATCCTTCTCAACCCTTTGCTGACACAGCGCAGCAGAAGGATCTGGACTATTGCCGCTGCGGGGCTTTTTGTCCTGCTTGCGTTGATCGTGCCGGATTCCCGCTATTTTCGCTACTGGCAGACGCGTCGCCCCGGCGATCGTCTCTTGTTTTACAAAGAAGGCGCCGATGCGGCGATTGCCGTGCCGCAGCACAGCGACGGGGTCAGATTTCTTGCCATTAACGGATCCGTCACCGCTTTTGCCGAATACGGCGACATTCGGGTTCACAAAATGCTCGGCTGTCTGCCTGCTCTGCTGCACGAGCAGCCGAGAAATGCTCTTGTCATCGGCTTGGGTATGGGAGTGACGGCAAAATCCTTGGTTGCGCAGGGGATCGAACGCATCGACTGCGTCGAAATCAACCCCGGCGTCGTCCAAGCCTGTGCCGGTTACTTTAAAGATCTGAACGGAAACGTTCTTGATCTTCCAAATGTCCATGTAATCAAAGACGACGGCCGAAGCTACCTGCAGATGACGTCGAAAAAGTATGATCTGATCACCAGCAATGCCGTGCATGCGCGTCTAAGCGGAAACTTGTACACAAAAGAGTTTTATGAAATTTGCCGAAATCGGCTCAATTCCAATGGAATCATGTGCCAATGGACCTCCACCAATTGGCTCTCGCCAATCGAATTCAAATCACTAATTACCGCCTTTTCTGCGGTCTTTCCGCACACCAGCCTTTGGCTGGTCAATCCCGGCCACCTGCTGTTGATCGGCACTCAGGAACCGCTGCGCATTCCTTACGAACGGCTGGAATCCCGACTGGCACAACCCGATGTTCAGGCCGATCTGTATATCTATGCGTTGGGAAATGCTCCTCAACTTTTGGCTCATTACGTAATGGATGAAACGTCTTTTCCGGTTTTCCTCAAAAACATCCCCATGAATACCGATGATCGACCGATTGCCGAATTGAGTCGCGTGGTGAACAAAACGCAGATTCCGGAAATCCTTTTGGAGTTTATTAAAATCAAAGCTTCCCCGTCGGGAAAACTGGTTTTTTCCACCTTGGAATCTAATGAGCAACAAGAGGTCATTACTAAGGTAAATCGATATGCAGAGGCCGAAAAATATTATTTGGAGAGTACTTTTGCGCGCAATTTCTACCGCGAATCTTTACTGGCTCTGCACATGGTCACCGAGGCGCTGCGCATAGAGCCCGAAGACTATCGGTATCGCGAAGAGGCGGCAAGTCTTAACTTGTTGATCGCCCAGGAGTTGGTCTCGCCGGAAAGCGAAAGGCTGAAATTGCTCGACAATGCCGTCGAGCATCTCGAAATCATGATAAGATTGGCGCCCGATTTCGCCTACGATTGGACGAATTTGGGCTTTGTCCTTATGAACCGCAACCGATTGGATGATGCGGAGCGAGCGTTTCGCCGCGCCATCGAACTCGATCCCGAAGTGCCTTTGCCCCGCAACTATCTGGCGGCTATTCTCGGAGGGACCGGCAGACTGTCCGAAGCGGAACAAATCCTCAAACCGGTTCTCACCCTTTTTCCGGATGAGCTCGAGACGTACTATCGGCTTGGTTTGATCTATGAGCTGCAGAAAAAGCCGACATCGGCGGCAGAGTGCTACGCAGAGATCGTCAAACGCGACAGCCATTACCGCGACGCAGCCGATCGACTGCGGAAGATCCAACAACGAAAGAAATAG
- a CDS encoding DUF1858 domain-containing protein encodes MTDLKRLYIEELVSAYPQAVGYLARRGIACLSCGEPVWGTLEEVLRKKGFNDSEIEAFVNKLNDYLEITK; translated from the coding sequence ATGACTGATCTCAAGCGCCTTTATATCGAAGAACTGGTTAGTGCCTATCCCCAAGCGGTCGGGTATCTTGCACGAAGAGGTATCGCCTGTCTTTCATGCGGCGAGCCGGTTTGGGGTACGTTGGAAGAAGTGTTGCGTAAAAAAGGCTTTAACGATTCAGAGATTGAAGCTTTTGTGAACAAATTAAACGACTATTTGGAAATAACAAAATGA
- a CDS encoding sigma-70 family RNA polymerase sigma factor, whose translation MSGEIPETELIELAKKGDKKAMAAIVKQNEKLVFNTALRLLGNEQDAECVMQETFLKVFQSLPQFRGDSALSTWIYRIAANFALMRLRERKKDFGHLDDAEMQVSKSALEAFNRSVGNNPHRAVENSELREKMEEAIRQLPPKFKTVFVMKDIEGRSLKEICELTDMSLPAVKSNLHRARLFLRSRLAEYAYGKRKG comes from the coding sequence ATGAGCGGGGAGATTCCAGAGACGGAATTGATCGAGTTGGCCAAAAAGGGCGACAAGAAGGCGATGGCCGCGATCGTGAAGCAGAATGAGAAACTCGTCTTTAATACCGCGCTGCGCCTGCTCGGCAATGAACAGGATGCCGAGTGCGTCATGCAGGAAACTTTTCTCAAGGTCTTTCAATCTCTGCCTCAGTTCAGGGGGGACTCTGCTCTTTCCACCTGGATCTACCGGATAGCAGCCAATTTTGCCCTCATGCGTCTGCGTGAGCGTAAAAAGGATTTCGGTCATCTCGACGACGCAGAAATGCAGGTCAGCAAAAGCGCATTGGAGGCTTTTAATCGTTCGGTCGGCAACAATCCGCATCGAGCAGTGGAAAACTCGGAATTGCGCGAAAAAATGGAGGAGGCCATTCGCCAACTTCCCCCCAAGTTCAAAACCGTTTTCGTGATGAAAGATATCGAAGGCCGATCTTTGAAGGAAATCTGCGAACTGACCGACATGAGCCTGCCTGCAGTAAAGTCGAATCTTCATCGCGCCCGGTTGTTTCTGCGCAGTAGGCTGGCCGAATATGCTTACGGCAAAAGAAAAGGTTGA
- a CDS encoding SUMF1/EgtB/PvdO family nonheme iron enzyme, whose product MERRRKPHRRLYFFVGLLFGVMIIIAIEWGAKVTSTDKFCDACHVHPHSTTSWKTSPHYDNSAGIYVHCVECHLPPKDSPRYYIAKAITGGRDVYSYLFKDKSKLDWEARSTVEAAVEHTFESSCRRCHQNLFPLTLNQKGQDAHLYYLQQKGNVNCLNCHLRVGHYSHEEQKAESYQVVQKISGPIYTAPARVNSFKNFIEFIPATSVSFEMIAIPGGTFLMGSPEKEPFRRPNEGPQVEVEISPFWMGKTEVTWDEYEAFYAATATEGRSDTQDLMRERSVDAITGPTPPYQPPDQNWGRGSRPAITMTHHAATVYCEWLSRVTGKKYRLPTEAEWEYAARGGTQTPYFFAGDPRRFSSKGALRFLFKPDTTGIASYIVYQLNSGNKTQEPSFVKPNPFGLLNMLGNVREFCADWYAPDAYAAYGSRVRDPKGPETGTERVVRGGSFMSDAGDVRCAARDHTDSAAWWKTDPQQPKSKWWYSDVKDVGFRVVCEPDPSIITQR is encoded by the coding sequence ATGGAGAGACGCCGCAAGCCGCACCGACGCCTTTACTTCTTTGTCGGACTTCTTTTCGGTGTAATGATCATCATTGCCATTGAATGGGGGGCAAAAGTCACATCCACCGACAAATTTTGTGATGCCTGCCATGTCCATCCCCACTCGACGACGAGTTGGAAAACCTCGCCGCATTATGACAACTCGGCGGGCATTTATGTACACTGCGTCGAATGTCATCTGCCGCCCAAGGATAGTCCCCGCTACTATATTGCCAAGGCGATAACCGGCGGCCGCGATGTGTATAGCTATCTTTTTAAAGACAAGTCCAAACTGGATTGGGAGGCGAGATCAACCGTCGAGGCGGCTGTCGAACATACGTTCGAGTCATCCTGCAGGCGCTGTCATCAGAACCTGTTTCCCCTTACCCTCAATCAAAAAGGGCAGGATGCCCATTTGTATTATCTCCAGCAAAAGGGGAATGTTAACTGCCTGAATTGCCATCTGCGCGTCGGACACTATTCGCACGAAGAACAAAAGGCGGAAAGCTATCAGGTGGTACAAAAGATCTCCGGACCGATTTATACCGCACCGGCGCGGGTCAATTCGTTCAAAAATTTCATTGAATTCATCCCCGCAACCTCTGTCAGTTTTGAAATGATTGCCATACCCGGCGGTACCTTTCTCATGGGTAGTCCGGAAAAGGAGCCGTTCCGACGACCGAATGAAGGACCCCAGGTAGAAGTGGAGATCAGCCCCTTTTGGATGGGCAAAACCGAAGTCACATGGGATGAATACGAGGCCTTTTACGCCGCCACGGCAACAGAAGGGCGATCCGATACGCAGGATCTGATGCGGGAGCGGTCCGTGGATGCGATCACCGGCCCCACCCCGCCCTATCAGCCGCCGGATCAGAACTGGGGCCGCGGCTCCCGACCGGCCATCACCATGACGCATCATGCTGCAACCGTATATTGCGAGTGGCTATCGAGAGTGACGGGCAAGAAATATCGCCTGCCGACAGAAGCCGAATGGGAATATGCAGCCCGCGGCGGCACACAAACTCCCTACTTTTTTGCGGGCGATCCGCGCCGATTTTCTTCTAAAGGCGCTTTGAGATTCCTCTTCAAGCCCGACACGACAGGCATTGCCTCCTACATCGTCTATCAGTTGAACAGCGGCAACAAGACTCAGGAGCCTTCCTTTGTCAAGCCGAATCCCTTTGGTTTGCTGAATATGTTGGGGAATGTCCGTGAATTCTGCGCCGACTGGTACGCGCCGGATGCCTATGCCGCTTATGGAAGCCGTGTGCGCGATCCCAAAGGTCCGGAAACCGGAACCGAGCGTGTTGTTCGCGGCGGCTCATTCATGAGCGATGCCGGCGATGTTCGCTGTGCTGCGCGCGACCATACGGACAGCGCTGCCTGGTGGAAAACCGATCCGCAGCAGCCTAAAAGCAAGTGGTGGTATTCGGATGTCAAAGACGTCGGTTTTCGCGTCGTTTGTGAACCAGACCCATCAATCATAACCCAAAGATAA
- a CDS encoding amidohydrolase, producing the protein MKKLLPLLLLLCRCGAGPAWETFPKIDAHIHIHAFSPDFPLLSQGLNFQLITICTGSEDSININRQKTWAMQQQKRFPHVVAWITTFSMQGWGTESWQQNVIDGLKKDFAAGAVGVKVWKDIGMTFRDSDGSFIFIDDSRFDPILDFIASQGKTLVGHLGEPRNCWLPLDSMTVRNDSSYFAQNPQYHMYLHPDFPSYEQQIRARDNMLARHSDLRFVGAHLGSLEWNVDELAARLDRFPNMAVDMAARICHFQVQNRDRVRRFFLKYQDRLIYGTDILVTDNANAYARHVSTWLEDWRYFTTKEKLTSPTVRTPFCGLDLPKSVLKKIYHDNAVKWFALETDFKR; encoded by the coding sequence ATGAAAAAGCTGCTTCCTCTACTTCTCCTCCTATGCCGTTGCGGTGCCGGTCCGGCTTGGGAGACCTTTCCAAAAATCGACGCTCATATTCATATTCACGCCTTTTCACCCGATTTTCCGCTCCTCTCCCAAGGCCTAAATTTCCAACTAATTACCATCTGCACCGGTTCCGAGGATTCGATAAATATAAACCGTCAGAAGACCTGGGCAATGCAGCAGCAAAAGCGCTTTCCCCATGTGGTTGCTTGGATCACCACCTTTTCCATGCAGGGGTGGGGAACGGAATCCTGGCAGCAAAACGTCATCGACGGGCTGAAAAAAGACTTTGCGGCCGGTGCCGTCGGCGTCAAGGTTTGGAAAGATATCGGCATGACTTTTCGCGATTCGGACGGCAGCTTTATTTTCATCGACGACTCTCGCTTTGATCCCATTCTCGACTTTATTGCTTCCCAAGGCAAAACCCTCGTCGGCCATCTGGGCGAACCCCGCAACTGCTGGCTGCCGCTCGACTCGATGACCGTCCGTAATGACAGCAGCTATTTTGCTCAGAATCCCCAATATCACATGTACCTGCATCCCGATTTTCCTTCCTACGAACAGCAAATCCGAGCGCGCGACAATATGCTCGCCAGGCATTCCGATCTCCGCTTTGTCGGCGCTCATCTCGGCAGTCTGGAATGGAATGTGGATGAACTCGCCGCCCGTCTTGACCGTTTTCCCAATATGGCGGTGGATATGGCGGCGCGCATTTGCCATTTTCAGGTGCAGAATAGAGACAGAGTGCGGCGATTTTTCTTAAAGTACCAGGACCGGTTGATCTACGGCACCGATATTCTCGTCACGGACAATGCGAATGCCTATGCCCGCCATGTTTCGACATGGTTGGAAGATTGGCGTTATTTTACGACAAAGGAAAAATTGACTTCGCCCACTGTCCGCACGCCCTTCTGCGGCTTGGATTTGCCGAAAAGCGTTCTGAAAAAGATCTATCATGATAACGCCGTCAAATGGTTTGCATTGGAGACGGATTTTAAACGATAA
- a CDS encoding Gfo/Idh/MocA family oxidoreductase: protein MDQEFRGFNRRQFIGAATAAGVLAFACSSKGKSVDYKLTSLLPKAPDGAEIRAGVIGCGGRGSGAVMDFLSAGNNLKVIALADAFKDRVQSLKDRLKKEKNIEIPEEYCFVGLDAYRKLLEIKEINYVIIATPPYFRPYQFEAAINARKHVFMEKPVAVDPVGARSIMATSKKAESLGLSVVTGTQRRHQHHYVALYKKLMSGAIGDIISANVYWNGGQLWYRTREKGWSDLEWMLRDWVNWTWLSGDHIVEQHVHNIDVAYWFFGKHPVKALGFGSRQRRITGDQFDNFSVDYTFDDGRHMHSTCRQINGCTNNVSEYFSGTKGFANSTSNQSPKETYLLDRNGKVIWTYNDAVKSEGMPAEPISPYIQEHVDLIWAIRTGNQIVEAENTAISTMVAIMGRLSAYSGKLVTWDEVMNSNLQIGPKPEELEFTKKYEMVVKPVIPVVGQA from the coding sequence ATGGACCAAGAATTCCGCGGTTTCAATCGAAGACAATTCATCGGCGCGGCGACCGCTGCCGGGGTATTGGCGTTTGCCTGCAGCAGCAAAGGAAAATCGGTCGACTATAAGCTTACCTCGTTGCTTCCCAAAGCGCCGGATGGGGCGGAAATCCGCGCCGGCGTCATCGGCTGCGGCGGGCGCGGTTCCGGCGCAGTCATGGATTTTTTGAGTGCAGGCAACAATCTCAAAGTGATAGCTCTGGCCGATGCCTTTAAGGACCGTGTCCAATCGTTAAAAGACCGACTCAAAAAGGAAAAAAACATCGAGATTCCCGAGGAGTACTGCTTTGTCGGTCTGGACGCCTACCGAAAGCTCCTGGAGATCAAAGAGATCAATTATGTCATCATCGCCACGCCGCCTTATTTTAGACCCTATCAGTTCGAAGCGGCGATCAATGCCCGCAAACACGTATTCATGGAAAAGCCGGTGGCTGTGGATCCGGTCGGCGCGCGTTCGATCATGGCGACCTCGAAAAAGGCCGAAAGTCTTGGCCTGAGCGTGGTGACCGGCACGCAGCGTCGGCATCAACATCACTATGTCGCGCTGTATAAAAAGCTTATGTCCGGGGCGATCGGCGACATTATTTCCGCCAACGTTTATTGGAACGGCGGTCAACTTTGGTACCGTACGCGTGAAAAGGGCTGGAGCGATTTGGAGTGGATGCTGCGCGATTGGGTGAACTGGACTTGGCTGTCGGGCGATCATATCGTCGAGCAGCACGTGCACAATATCGACGTTGCCTATTGGTTTTTCGGCAAGCATCCGGTCAAAGCGTTGGGGTTCGGCAGCCGTCAGCGCCGCATCACCGGCGATCAATTCGATAATTTCAGCGTCGATTATACGTTCGACGACGGCCGGCATATGCACAGCACCTGCCGACAGATCAACGGCTGCACCAACAACGTTTCTGAATATTTCAGCGGCACCAAAGGGTTTGCCAATTCGACCAGCAATCAGTCGCCCAAAGAGACCTACCTGCTCGACCGCAACGGAAAAGTGATTTGGACTTACAACGATGCCGTCAAGTCCGAAGGTATGCCTGCCGAGCCGATCAGTCCGTATATACAGGAGCACGTCGATCTGATCTGGGCCATCCGCACGGGAAATCAGATCGTCGAAGCAGAAAACACGGCGATCTCGACAATGGTCGCCATCATGGGGCGCCTCTCGGCCTATTCCGGCAAGCTGGTCACCTGGGACGAGGTGATGAACAGCAACCTGCAGATTGGTCCCAAACCGGAAGAACTCGAGTTTACGAAAAAGTACGAAATGGTCGTCAAGCCGGTCATACCGGTGGTCGGCCAAGCTTAA
- a CDS encoding Hsp20/alpha crystallin family protein has translation MWLIKRPRIEMDFPRLADRLFNEFFSTPWLDLTMDSTVWAPKIDIKESKDSYEILADLPGLDRKDIQVSLHDNVLTLKGERRYEEKQEDQDRCYYERSYGQFFRSVRLPDRVDEKKVQAEYKDGVLRIKLAKSEEAKAREIEIK, from the coding sequence ATGTGGCTGATCAAGAGACCGAGAATAGAGATGGATTTTCCGCGTTTGGCTGATAGACTGTTCAATGAGTTTTTCAGCACTCCGTGGCTCGATCTGACGATGGATTCGACTGTATGGGCGCCGAAAATCGATATTAAAGAGAGCAAAGACAGTTATGAAATTCTTGCCGATCTGCCGGGCCTCGACAGAAAAGATATCCAAGTCTCTTTGCACGATAACGTTCTGACGTTGAAAGGCGAGAGACGGTACGAGGAAAAGCAGGAGGATCAAGATCGGTGCTATTACGAGCGATCCTACGGTCAGTTCTTCCGCAGCGTCCGTCTGCCGGATCGAGTCGACGAGAAAAAGGTGCAGGCCGAGTATAAGGACGGTGTTTTACGCATCAAGCTGGCCAAGTCGGAAGAAGCCAAAGCGCGGGAAATCGAGATTAAATAA
- the carA gene encoding glutamine-hydrolyzing carbamoyl-phosphate synthase small subunit: protein MDRKKIKARLELEDGSVFYGWSFGATRSVTGEVVFNTGMVGYPESLTDPSYYGQILVLTYPLIGNYGVPESRIVDGLEQWFESTGIKITGLIVSEVSQHYNHWNAVKSLSEWLVEHNVPGLYGIDTRMLTKRLREEGTMLGRILFFNEELPFYDPNKINLVEKVSCAEPIEYGEGEKTVVLVDCGAKDNIVRSLLQRGLRVRKVPWNYDFTQEPYDGVMISNGPGDPKMCRETVEIVRRAMERGKPIFGICMGNQILALAAGADTYKLKFGHRSQNQPCVEVGTKRCYITSQNHGFAVDGRTLPEGWEPWFVNANDGTNEGIRHKTRPFCSVQFHPEAAPGPVDTAILFDDFKRMLI, encoded by the coding sequence ATGGACAGAAAGAAAATTAAAGCCCGCCTTGAATTGGAAGACGGTTCGGTTTTTTACGGATGGTCTTTCGGTGCAACGCGCTCGGTTACCGGTGAAGTTGTTTTCAACACCGGCATGGTCGGCTATCCGGAAAGCTTGACCGATCCATCCTACTACGGTCAGATTCTGGTGCTGACCTATCCTTTGATCGGCAACTATGGCGTTCCTGAATCGCGAATCGTCGACGGCCTCGAGCAATGGTTCGAGTCTACCGGCATCAAGATTACCGGGCTCATCGTTTCGGAGGTCTCGCAGCATTATAACCATTGGAATGCCGTAAAAAGTCTGAGCGAATGGTTGGTCGAGCACAATGTCCCGGGACTCTACGGCATCGACACGCGCATGCTCACCAAGCGTCTGCGTGAAGAAGGGACCATGCTGGGCAGAATCCTCTTTTTCAACGAGGAGCTTCCCTTTTATGACCCGAACAAAATCAATTTGGTCGAAAAGGTGAGCTGTGCGGAGCCGATTGAATACGGAGAGGGAGAAAAGACGGTCGTTCTTGTGGATTGCGGGGCCAAGGATAACATTGTACGCAGCCTCTTGCAACGCGGGCTGCGTGTACGCAAGGTACCTTGGAACTATGATTTTACCCAAGAGCCGTACGACGGCGTGATGATCTCGAATGGACCCGGCGATCCCAAAATGTGCCGCGAAACGGTGGAAATCGTGCGCAGGGCGATGGAGCGGGGCAAGCCGATTTTTGGCATCTGCATGGGCAACCAAATCCTTGCCCTGGCGGCAGGAGCCGATACGTACAAGCTCAAATTCGGTCATCGGAGCCAAAACCAGCCGTGTGTCGAGGTCGGCACCAAACGCTGCTACATTACTTCGCAGAACCACGGCTTTGCGGTGGACGGCCGCACGCTGCCGGAGGGTTGGGAACCCTGGTTCGTCAACGCCAATGACGGCACCAACGAGGGGATTCGCCACAAAACTCGGCCTTTCTGCAGCGTCCAATTTCACCCCGAAGCTGCTCCCGGCCCGGTTGATACGGCCATTTTGTTTGACGATTTTAAAAGGATGCTGATATGA